In the genome of Notamacropus eugenii isolate mMacEug1 chromosome 5, mMacEug1.pri_v2, whole genome shotgun sequence, one region contains:
- the PDIK1L gene encoding serine/threonine-protein kinase PDIK1L: protein MVSSQPKYDLIREVGRGSYGVVYEAVIRKTSARVAVKKIRCHAPENVELALREFWALSSIKSQHPNVIHLEECILQKDGMVQKMSHGSNSSLYLQLVETSLKGEIAFDPRSAYYLWFVMDFCDGGDMNEYLLSRKPNRKTNTSFMLQLSSALAFLHKNQIIHRDLKPDNILISQSRLDTSDLEPTLKVADFGLSKVCSASGQNPEEPVSVNKCFLSTACGTDFYMAPEVWEGHYTAKADIFALGIIIWAMLERITFIDTETKKELLGSYVKQGTEIVPVGEALLENPKMELLIPVKKKSMNGRMKQLIKEMLAANPQDRPDAFELELRLVQIAFKDSGWDT from the exons ATGGTGAGTAGCCAGCCAAAGTACGATCTAATACGGGAGGTTGGCCGAGGCAGTTATGGTGTGGTGTATGAAGCAGTCATCAGAAAGACTTCTGCTCGGGTCGCTGTGAAGAAGATTCGATGCCATGCCCCTGAAAATGTTGAGCTAGCTCTTCGTGAATTCTGGGCCCTTAGTAGTATTAAGAGCCAACATCCCAATGTGATTCACTTGGAAGAATGCATTTTACAGAAAGATGGCATGGTGCAAAAGATGTCTCATGGCTCCAACTCATCTCTTTATTTACAG CTTGTAGAGACTTCACTGAAAGGAGAAATCGCTTTTGATCCCAGAAGCGCCTATTATCTGTGGTTTGTGATGGATTTCTGTGATGGAGGAGACATGAATGAGTACCTGTTATCCCGGAAACCCAATCGGAAAACCAACACAAGCTTCATGCTTCAGCTCAGCAGTGCTCTGGCTTTCTTGCACAAGAATCAGATTATCCACCGTGACCTCAAGCCCGATAATATCCTGATTTCTCAAAGCCGATTGGATACAAGTGACTTGGAACCCACACTGAAAGTGGCTGATTTTGGTTTGAGTAAAGTTTGCTCTGCTTCGGGGCAGAACCCAGAAGAACCCGTCAGTGtaaataaatgcttcctttccACTGCCTGTGGAACAGATTTCTACATGGCTCCTGAAGTTTGGGAGGGACATTACACGGCCAAAGCAGACATCTTTGCTCTGGGGATTATCATCTGGGCCATGCTGGAAAGGATCACCTTCATAGACACAGAGACCAAAAAGGAGCTCTTGGGGAGTTATGTGAAACAAGGAACTGAAATTGTGCCTGTGGGAGAGGCCCTTTTGGAAAATCCCAAGATGGAACTGCTCATCCCTGTGAAGAAGAAGTCCATGAATGGTAGAATGAAACAGCTAATTAAAGAAATGTTGGCTGCAAACCCTCAGGATCGTCCCGACGCATTTGAGCTAGAACTTAGATTAGTCCAAATTGCTTTTAAAGATAGTGGCTGGGATACGTGA